From [Clostridium] symbiosum, a single genomic window includes:
- a CDS encoding N-acetylmuramoyl-L-alanine amidase — MQIIKGIAIAAVLIIAGLLALIVATYLAFRIAAAISEQQESWKDSGSRKGRKHDRKN; from the coding sequence ATGCAGATAATCAAGGGCATTGCCATTGCAGCAGTGCTGATAATAGCCGGACTGCTGGCGTTGATTGTGGCAACATATCTGGCGTTTAGAATTGCAGCAGCTATTTCTGAGCAGCAGGAGAGCTGGAAAGACAGCGGCAGCAGAAAGGGCAGAAAACATGATAGAAAAAATTAA